The Sulfolobus islandicus Y.N.15.51 sequence CAAGGGGTAGATTTCTCGAGAATTGATTTATTAAGAAGTATACTACCTAAGGAGGTATTAAGGCAACAATTCACAATAGAAAGATACATAAAGATCCCTGAGGAAGTAAGAGATAGATATTTATCGATAGGAAGACCAACACCATTATTTAGAGCTAAAAGATTAGAGGAGTACTTAAAGACACCAGCAAGAATCTACTTTAAATATGAAGGCGCTACACCTACTGGATCTCATAAGATAAATACAGCAATTCCTCAAGCATATTTCGCAAAAGAAGAGGGAATTGATCACGTAGTTACTGAAACTGGAGCAGGTCAATGGGGAACTGCAGTAGCACTTGCAGCTAGTATGTATAATATGAAAAGTACTATCTTCATGGTAAAGGTAAGTTATGAACAAAAACCGATGAGAAGGAGCATAATGCAATTATATGGGGCTAATGTTTATGCAAGCCCCACAAACTTAACTGAATACGGTAAGAAGATGTTAGAGACAAATCCACAGCATCCTGGATCACTAGGTATAGCAATGAGTGAGGCAATAGAGTATGCTCTTAAGAACGAATTTAGATATTTAGTAGGTAGCGTTTTAGATGTAGTACTTTTGCATCAAAGCGTTATTGGTCAAGAGACTATTACCCAATTGGATTTGTTAGGAGAAGACGCTGATATTCTAATTGGATGCGTAGGAGGTGGGAGCAATTTTGGTGGTTTTACATATCCCTTTATCGGAAACAAGAAAGGCAAACGCTACATTGCAGTAAGTTCTGCAGAAATTCCAAAGTTTAGTAAAGGTGAATATAAGTACGATTTTCCAGACTCTGCTGGATTATTACCTTTAGTGAAAATGATAACTTTAGGTAAAGATTACGTTCCTCCGCCAATATATGCAGGCGGGTTAAGATATCATGGTGTAGCACCAACATTAAGTTTGTTAGCAAAGGAGGGTATTGTGGAATGGAGAGAATATAATGAAAGGGAGATTTTCGACGCCGCTAAGATATTTATGGAGAATCAAGGTATTGTACCAGCTCCAGAATCAGCCCATGCAATAAAGGCAGTGGTCGATGAAGCTATAGAAGCTAGGAAGAATAATGAGCGAAAAGTCATCGTCTTTAATCTAAGTGGACATGGATTGTTGGATCTATCAAATTACGAATCCATGATGAAAAGGTTGAATGGAAATGGGTAAACTGCTTGTCGTTTATATGACGTTAGGTTATCCTAATGTTCAAAGTTTCAAGGATTTTATTATTGGGGCAGTTGAAAATGGAGCTGACATATTAGAGCTTGGAATTCCCCCTAAATATGCCAAGTACGATGGTCCAGTTATAAGGAAGAGTTATGATAAAGTTAAAGGGCTAGATATTTGGCCTTTAATAACAGATATTAGGAAAGATGTCAGTGTTCCTATAATTGCACTTACTTACTTAGAGGATTGGATTGATCAACTAGATAATTTTCTAAATATGATGAGAGATGTCAAACTGGATGGAGTTCTATTTCCAGATTTACTTATTGATTATATAGATGATTTGGATAAATTTGACGGAATAATAAAAAATAAAGGATTAAAAAATGTTATTTTTACATCTCCTTCAGTACCAGATCTTCTAATCCACAAAGTCTCTAAGATTAGCGATTTATTCTTATATTATGGTGTTAGACCAACTACTGGCGTACCTATACCAGTATCAGTTAAGCAGTTGATTAATAGAGTTAGAAATCTAGTTGAGAATAAGCTAATAGTGGGATTTGGCCTATCAAGTGAGTCAGATTTAAGAGATACCTTAAGTTCTGGTGCCGACGGAATAGCAATTGGAACTGCTTTCATAGAAGAAATTGAAAAGAATGGCGTAAAATCAGCAATAAATTTAGTTAAAAAATTTAGGGTGATATTAGATGAATATAAATGATATTCTTAAAAAACTCATAAATAAATCAGATTTGGAAATTGATGAGGCTGAAGAATTAGCTAAGGCTATAATTAGAGGTGAAGTTCCAGAGATTTTAGTATCAGCAATTTTAGTAGCACTAAGAATGAAAGGTGAAAGTAAAAATGAAATAGTAGGTTTTGCCAGGGCAATGAGAGAATTAGCAATCAAAATAGACGTACCCAACGCAATAGACACAGCTGGTACAGGTGGCGACGGATTAGGAACAGTAAACGTTAGTACCGCATCTGCAATCCTATTGAGTTTAATTAATCCAGTTGCCAAACACGGTAATAGGGCAGTAAGTGGTAAAAGTGGTAGTGCTGATGTTCTTGAAGCTTTAGGCTATAATATTATAGTTCCACCAGAAAGAGCAAAAGAATTAATCCACAAAACGAATTTCGTTTTCCTCTTCGCACAATACTATCATCCTGCAATGAAGAACGTTGCCAATGTGAGAAAAACTTTAGGGATTAGAACTATTTTCAATATTCTAGGTCCATTGACTAATCCAGCCAATGCGAAGTATCAGTTAATGGGAGTGTTTTCTAAAGATCATTTGGATTTATTGTCAAAAAGCGCGTATGAATTAGATTTCAATAAAGTAATTTTAGTACATGGAGAGCCAGGCATAGATGAGGTAAGTCCGATAGGAAAAACTTTTATGAAGATAGTAAGTAAGCGCGGTATAGAAGAAGTCAAGTTTGACGTAACTGATTTCGGTATATCATCAATTCCAATAGATAAGTTAATAGTAAATTCTGCTGAGGATTCAGCAATAAAAATAGTTAGGGCATTTCTAGGGAAAGATGAACATGTAGCTGAATTCATTAAGATAAACACCGCAGTTGCGCTTTTTGCATTAGATAAAGTGAGCAATTTTAAGGAAGGCTATGAGTACGCTAAGTATTTAATAGAAAATTCCGTAAATAAATTAAATGAGATAATCTCACTTAATGGAGATCTAACTAAACTGAAAACGATAATGGTGAAGAGTAGTGGTTAAACTAAAGATATGCGGTAACGCAACGTTATCAGATATCATAGAGCTCTCAAAACTTAGTGTAGATTATATAGGAATAATAACTGACGCCATAAGTCAAAGATTCGTAAAGAGCGAGTTCTTAACATTTGTTAGGAGATATACTGAAAAACCGATAGTTAATGTGAAAGTCAATATTTTAATGAGTGAAATGGAAAAAGAATTATCAATATCAGATTATTTACAGATACATAGAGTATTAGACGATTTGGAATTAGAATTGCTTAAATCGTACGATTTTAGAAAAAGAATTATATTATATGTACCAGCGTCC is a genomic window containing:
- a CDS encoding TrpB-like pyridoxal phosphate-dependent enzyme, coding for MVKEDEILPKYWYNIIPDLPKPLPPPRDPQGVDFSRIDLLRSILPKEVLRQQFTIERYIKIPEEVRDRYLSIGRPTPLFRAKRLEEYLKTPARIYFKYEGATPTGSHKINTAIPQAYFAKEEGIDHVVTETGAGQWGTAVALAASMYNMKSTIFMVKVSYEQKPMRRSIMQLYGANVYASPTNLTEYGKKMLETNPQHPGSLGIAMSEAIEYALKNEFRYLVGSVLDVVLLHQSVIGQETITQLDLLGEDADILIGCVGGGSNFGGFTYPFIGNKKGKRYIAVSSAEIPKFSKGEYKYDFPDSAGLLPLVKMITLGKDYVPPPIYAGGLRYHGVAPTLSLLAKEGIVEWREYNEREIFDAAKIFMENQGIVPAPESAHAIKAVVDEAIEARKNNERKVIVFNLSGHGLLDLSNYESMMKRLNGNG
- the trpF gene encoding phosphoribosylanthranilate isomerase, giving the protein MVKLKICGNATLSDIIELSKLSVDYIGIITDAISQRFVKSEFLTFVRRYTEKPIVNVKVNILMSEMEKELSISDYLQIHRVLDDLELELLKSYDFRKRIILYVPASFEYKKYLEKAMDTVDMVLIDSVKKGVGVDYNVASSFLKDYPHLGVGGKISIDNISNFIDLNPAWLDISSSIEIYPGKKDINIVKKIVEMVKYGSSSDK
- the trpD gene encoding anthranilate phosphoribosyltransferase — encoded protein: MNINDILKKLINKSDLEIDEAEELAKAIIRGEVPEILVSAILVALRMKGESKNEIVGFARAMRELAIKIDVPNAIDTAGTGGDGLGTVNVSTASAILLSLINPVAKHGNRAVSGKSGSADVLEALGYNIIVPPERAKELIHKTNFVFLFAQYYHPAMKNVANVRKTLGIRTIFNILGPLTNPANAKYQLMGVFSKDHLDLLSKSAYELDFNKVILVHGEPGIDEVSPIGKTFMKIVSKRGIEEVKFDVTDFGISSIPIDKLIVNSAEDSAIKIVRAFLGKDEHVAEFIKINTAVALFALDKVSNFKEGYEYAKYLIENSVNKLNEIISLNGDLTKLKTIMVKSSG
- the trpA gene encoding tryptophan synthase subunit alpha, which codes for MGKLLVVYMTLGYPNVQSFKDFIIGAVENGADILELGIPPKYAKYDGPVIRKSYDKVKGLDIWPLITDIRKDVSVPIIALTYLEDWIDQLDNFLNMMRDVKLDGVLFPDLLIDYIDDLDKFDGIIKNKGLKNVIFTSPSVPDLLIHKVSKISDLFLYYGVRPTTGVPIPVSVKQLINRVRNLVENKLIVGFGLSSESDLRDTLSSGADGIAIGTAFIEEIEKNGVKSAINLVKKFRVILDEYK